ACTTCGGGCGCAGTTCTCTCCGCCCAACGACGGAACCGCCGATTCGATCACCTGCGACGTGATCAACAACCATCACCAGGGCTTCGAGAACGGCCGGGTCCGTTTTTATCTGTCGCCCGGAACGGCGGGGGTGACGGTGAGCGGCGGCACGCTGGTGCAGACGGAGGACCTGGGCTGGGCGACGGCGGCGGACGTGGCGGTGGACATCCCCTCGACCGGAACGGCGACGGTCGTCGCCTACGCGAACTCCACCGGCGTGGGCGGAGGCGATGGCGGACCGCCGGCGGCGCTCCGTCTGGAGGCGAACCGCCCCAATCCCTTCAACCCGACGACGACGATACGCTTCCACCTCCCCGGGCCGGGGCGGGCGAGCCTTCTCGTCTTCAACACGCTCGGTCAGCAGGTGGCGAGACTCGAGGGCGGCGCGATGGACGCCGGCGTCCATGAAACGACCTGGGACGGCCGGAACGACGGCGGCGGCCTTCTCCCTTCCGGGATCTACTTCGCCCGGCTCACCTTCGAGGGAGCATCGGTCACGCGCAAGATCGTTCTGGCGCGGTGATCAATAGGGACGTTCATCTACTTTTACGCGATAGTCTGTGACTGTCCCCCCTTTATCCGGAAAAGACCATTCGTCGGCTAGGAGCGGCTCGTCCCCTCGAGCCGCTCTTTGGCGTCTTCGCGGGGGCGGTCCTTGGCGGAATCCCAGTAGGGAGAGAGTTTGCGCAGATTGCGTACGATCTCGGGGAAGACCTCGATGACCCGGTCGATCTCTTCGCCGGTGTTGTAGCGGCTGAGGGAGAAGCGGACCGATCCGTGCACCGCGGTGAAGGGAACCTTCATCGCGCGGAGCACGTGCGAGGGCTCCAGCGATCCCGAGGTGCAGGCGGAACCGCTGGAGGCGCAGATGCCGTGCGCGTCGAGTTGGTAGAGGATCCCCTCCCCCTCGATATAGTGCACGGCGAGGTTGAGCGTGTTCGGCAGGCGAGCCGCCCCCTGCCCATTCACCTCGAGCCAGGGGATCCGCGCCGTCAGTTCCCTCTCCAAGCGGTCGCGCATCGCCTCGAGGCGGGCGACCTCCTCTTCGCGGTTCTCCAGGGCGAGGTCGAGCGCCGTCGCCAGGCCGGCGATGAAGGCGACGTTCTCCGTGCCGGCGCGGCGGCTTCTCTCCTGGTGCCCGCCGATCAGGAAGGGGCGCCAGCGGCTGCCGCGGCGGACGACGAGCGCGCCCACCCCCTTCGGCGCATGCAGCTTGTGCCCGCTGAAGGAGAGAAGGTCCACGTGGCGGAAATTCCCCTTCCAATCGATGGGGAGCTTTCCCGTCGACTGGGTGGCGTCGGTATGGAAGAGGATGGACGGGTCGGTCTCTTTGACGATCCGGGCGAGATCCTCCACCGGGAAGATGACGCCGCTCTCGTTGTTGGCGTGCATCACCGTGACAAGGAGCGTGTCCTCGCGAAGGGCGCGCACGAAATCGCGCACGTCCATCTCCCCTTTGCGGTTCACCGGGAGGAAGGTGACCGGAAAGCCGCGGCGCTCCAGGTCGGCGACGACTTCCAGCACCGCCGGGTGCTCCACGGCGGTGGTGATGACGTGGCGCCGCGACGGCTCGGCCTTGAGCGCGCCGCGGATGGCGGCGTTGTTGCTCTCCGTGGCGCAGGAGGTGAAGAGGATCTCGTCCGCCTCGGCGCCGAGGCGCGCTGCGATCCGGCGGCGGGCGTTCTCGATCGCGTCGGAGGCGTCGCGGGCGGGGCCGTACATGGAGCTGGGATTGAAGTAGTTCTCCTTCAGAAAGGGAAGGATCGCCTCGACCACCTCGGGGGCGACCCGTGTGGTGGCGTTGTTGTCCATGTAGATCGTCTTCAAGTCGGAATCCCCCCGGCGCGACGCGCGGCCGCCGGCCGCGTCAGACCGCGATCACCCGGATTCTCTCGTCCACCTTCTCCTTCAGCGCCCGCTCCACGACGAAATGGAGGGTGCGGTCGCCGATGGCGCAGGTCTCGCACGCGCCGGTGAGACGCGCGTAGACCATGGTCCCTTTGATGTCCACGATCTCGATGTCGCCGCCGTCCTTATGGAGCGTCGGGCGGACCTCCTCGTCGATGGTCTTCTCGACCATCTTGCCGAGCTGGTAATCGCTGAAGCCGGACGCGGAGGGGGCCGCCTCGCGGCGGATCGGGAAATCGCCCGACTGAATCACCACACGCTCCTCCTTCCCCCAGACATCGTCCAGAATGTCCTGGAGGCCGCCCGGGGTGTGGTGGCACGTCATGCAGGCGCCGCCCGCCTTGATCGCATTGGTGATCTGCGGGATGGAACGAAGGTTCAGCTCTTTGATCTTCCGGCGGATGTACGGCTCGGTGAGGCCGAAGCACTTGCAGACCATCCGCCCCTCGTCCTGCTCCTCGGGGAGAATGTCGATGCCGAGCTTGCCCAGGTCCACGCCCCGCTTCTGCGCCCAGTTGAAGACCGCCGCCTGGAGCGCCTCGGCGCCCATCACCGAGCAATGGATCTTCTGCTCCGGGAGACCGTCCACGTAATCGAC
This window of the Candidatus Eisenbacteria bacterium genome carries:
- the nifS gene encoding cysteine desulfurase NifS — translated: MKTIYMDNNATTRVAPEVVEAILPFLKENYFNPSSMYGPARDASDAIENARRRIAARLGAEADEILFTSCATESNNAAIRGALKAEPSRRHVITTAVEHPAVLEVVADLERRGFPVTFLPVNRKGEMDVRDFVRALREDTLLVTVMHANNESGVIFPVEDLARIVKETDPSILFHTDATQSTGKLPIDWKGNFRHVDLLSFSGHKLHAPKGVGALVVRRGSRWRPFLIGGHQERSRRAGTENVAFIAGLATALDLALENREEEVARLEAMRDRLERELTARIPWLEVNGQGAARLPNTLNLAVHYIEGEGILYQLDAHGICASSGSACTSGSLEPSHVLRAMKVPFTAVHGSVRFSLSRYNTGEEIDRVIEVFPEIVRNLRKLSPYWDSAKDRPREDAKERLEGTSRS
- a CDS encoding iron-sulfur cluster assembly scaffold protein; its protein translation is MGWDYSEKTKKLFMDAVKGVPGTHLGEIEDPDGLGEHGSIACGDALRFTFRVDRHPSDPTKDVIVEARYLTFGCTSAIAASEALCRLIEEKKVTPIEALAIKNQDIVDYVDGLPEQKIHCSVMGAEALQAAVFNWAQKRGVDLGKLGIDILPEEQDEGRMVCKCFGLTEPYIRRKIKELNLRSIPQITNAIKAGGACMTCHHTPGGLQDILDDVWGKEERVVIQSGDFPIRREAAPSASGFSDYQLGKMVEKTIDEEVRPTLHKDGGDIEIVDIKGTMVYARLTGACETCAIGDRTLHFVVERALKEKVDERIRVIAV